Proteins from one Coturnix japonica isolate 7356 chromosome 5, Coturnix japonica 2.1, whole genome shotgun sequence genomic window:
- the ADM gene encoding ADM, which translates to MPGGGWGGVSVKAESPGRARRGPPTSPRHSIKGRGAAQPGSGYFTHTKKEFSLLRKLCNFGSLLREHLAQWIILTARNSARMKLVHVALLYLGSATFFGVDAARVDVATEFKRKWTSWVLSRAKRDVRPPSAPRGLGAATDVQALVRTQDVKDPRVSQPSGREDAHIRVKRYRQSVNSYPHLPTFRMGCRFGTCTVQKLAHQLYQLTDKVKDGAAPVNKISPQGYGRRRRSLPDAFLRIVRAEPRAPVLGV; encoded by the exons ATGCcgggggggggatggggaggggtaAGTGTCAAAGCGGAGTCGCCCGGGCGGGCACGCCGAGGTCCTCCCACTTCCCCCCGGCACTCTATAAAAGGGCGCGGAGCAGCGCAGCCCGGCAGTGGTtacttcacacacacaaagaaggAGTTCTCGCTCCTCAGGAAACTGTGCAACTTCGGATCGCTACTACGAGAGCATTTGGCTCAGTGGATTATCCTCACTGCCAG GAATTCAGCGAGAATGAAACTGGTTCACGTAGCTCTACTCTATCTCGGCTCCGCGACTTTCTTCGGGGTTGATGCTGCGAGGGTGGACGTAGCCACAGAGTTCAAACGAAA ATGGACGAGCTGGGTACTGAGCCGGGCCAAGCGGGACGTGAGGCCTCCGAGCGCGCCCCGAGGGCTGGGAGCGGCCACCGACGTGCAGGCGCTCGTACGGACCCAGGACGTGAAGGATCCCCGCGTCTCGCAGCCCAG CGGCCGGGAGGATGCTCACATCCGTGTCAAGCGCTACCGCCAGAGCGTTAACAGCtacccccacctccccacctTCCGCATGGGGTGCCGCTTCGGGACGTGCACGGTGCAGAAGCTGGCCCATCAGCTCTACCAGCTGACCGACAAAGTGAAAGACGGCGCCGCCCCCGTCAACAAGATCAGCCCGCAGGGCTACGGCCGCCGCCGGCGCTCCCTGCCCGACGCTTTCCTCCGGATCGTGCGGGCGGAGCCCCGCGCCCCCGTCCTCGGCGTGTGA